A window of Bacillota bacterium genomic DNA:
AAGATGTTGGTTGTCATTTCAAACATACTTTGTGAAATTTTTTCTGTATTCCAACCTTCTTTATTCTGTTGTCTTAACCTTCTATATGTCTCTTCAAAAGTATTCACTGAATTGCTCATATATCCCATTTCCTTTTTGAATAAAAATATTATTGATGAATAATATTATAACTGATGCGCAGTATAAAAACGCTATCGATACTTCCATTATTAGGTATACAAAATGATATGTCAACACTAAAACCTAAATATCTTATTTGTACCGTTTTTACATCAAGAATCTCGAATCTTGATATAACCTACATTATGTCTACCTATGACACAACTTTATTTTTATTTTGACACAACTTACCGTATTATGCCCATAAATACCTACACTTTTTGTTCTGATTTTAATCCTTTTTCCCTTAATTTCTTAATCCCAACAAATAATCCTATGTTATATTTCACGGCGGCCCTGCAATGCCCTGGCAAGGGTTACTTCATCTGCATATTCAAGATCCCCACCTACGGGAATTCCGTGTGCTATACGTGTTGTTTTTATTCCTAGGGGTTTTAATAGCTTTGCAATATACATAGCTGTAGCTTCACCTTCAATATTAGAGTTGGTGGCAAGTATAACTTCCTTTATTTCGCCCGACTGAAGCCTTACAAGCAGTTCTTTTATTTTTATATCTTCCGGACCAATGCCTTCCATTGGGGATATGGCTCCATGGAGTACGTGGTAGAGGCCTTTAAATTCCCGGGTTTTTTCCATTGCTACAACGTCCCTGGGATTTTCCACAACACAAATTACGCCCTGGTCTCTATGCCCGGAACTACAAACTAGACATGGATCTTTATCTGTAAGGTTCCCACAAATAGTACAGTATTTGACTTTTTCTTTTGCTTCCTTTATTGCATTTGCAAGGCCCATGGCTTTTTCGGTAGGAAGATTCACTATGTGAAATGCCAGCCTTTGCGCCGACTTAGGACCTATACCTGGTAGTTTCTCAAATTCTTCTATAAGCTTTGCTATTGGGGTCACAAAGTAATTCATCTACAATCATCCTTATTCATCTGCCTTATCTGCCCAAGTATAACTCAGACACGCTAGAACAACCCCGGAAGGCCTCCTAAGCCGCCTGTAAGCTTATTCATTTCACTGCTCACCATTTCTTCTGCCTTCCTTAGTGCTTCATTTACAGCTGCCAGTATAAGATCCTGAAGCATTTCCACATCTTCGGGGTCAACAACTTCAGGGTCTATATTTATTTCTAGGATCTCCTTCTTTCCTGTTGCCACAACTGTTATAGCCCCTCCACCTGCACTGGCTTCAACAGTTTTACTTTCAAGTTCCTCTTGTAATCTAGCCATCTCCTTTTGGATCTTCTGGGCCTGTTTCATAATATTTCCCATATTAGGGCCTCCAAATCCGGGGAATCCGCCTCTTGCCATAAATAAATCCTCCTAAATTCTATTTGGTCATTATAAATTATACAGCAGTTTATGCCAAATATACAACATGTTATTTTTTTATGAAGGAATATAAGCTTATTATTCCTATTTATCATAAATATTAAAAGGAGCGTTAAATGTAGTTGCAAAACTCAAAATTTTTTCAACACGATCATCATTAAAAATTTCGGAGTCAATAACTTCGGGATTGAATTTTTTAATGTTTTCCAAATCTTTTTCAATAAGGCATTTAACCCTTACTTCCTTACCCAGCTTATCCTTCAGTATCTTTTCAATTAACTTTATATTGGCAGGTTGGGAAACAATTTCCCTGTTTGCTCCATCATTTCCAGGTAATATTATTCCTATGCAGTTTATATCAAATTCAAGAATTTTTGCTGTGCGTAAAATAAAGCATAATGGACCCTTTCCCGCTTTATTTAATTCTTTAAGGACCTCGTCCCATATTTGGACTAAATTGACACTGTTACTAAAGATGTTATGTGTACCTTCTTGGGAAGATACCTGCTTTGCAGGTATAGTTTGATTATTCTCAATCTTTTGCGGCTCATTTTTTACCGGATTTGTACAAATTTTTATCAAAGTAACTTCTAGCATGACCCTGGGATGATTTGCCCACTTTAAACTTGATTCAAGCTCCGACAACTCTTTTATAATATATATAATTTCATCTTTATCTAAGCTAGAAGCCTGCAATTTCATAGTATTTATAGAGTCTCCGGATGCGTCTATTATACTTTGGGCATTGTCTAATAATTTACATATAAGAAGATTCCTATAATATAATATTAATGTTGATACAAACTGGGATATATCCTTGCCTTCCATGACAAGGTGATTTATTAGAATTAGTATATTGCTTATATCTCTGTTACTTATTGAATCAACAAAGGTTGATATAAAGTGTTCATTGGCCATTCCGGTAATTGAGAGGACATCGGAATAAGTTATTTTTTTATTACCTAAGGAAATACACTGGTCTAGAATACTTAAAGCGTCACGTAAAGCCCCCTCTGAAATCCTTGCTATTAATTTTAATGCTTCGTTCTCCACATCAATGCCGTTCGCCC
This region includes:
- the recR gene encoding recombination protein RecR, translating into MNYFVTPIAKLIEEFEKLPGIGPKSAQRLAFHIVNLPTEKAMGLANAIKEAKEKVKYCTICGNLTDKDPCLVCSSGHRDQGVICVVENPRDVVAMEKTREFKGLYHVLHGAISPMEGIGPEDIKIKELLVRLQSGEIKEVILATNSNIEGEATAMYIAKLLKPLGIKTTRIAHGIPVGGDLEYADEVTLARALQGRREI
- a CDS encoding YbaB/EbfC family nucleoid-associated protein, whose amino-acid sequence is MARGGFPGFGGPNMGNIMKQAQKIQKEMARLQEELESKTVEASAGGGAITVVATGKKEILEINIDPEVVDPEDVEMLQDLILAAVNEALRKAEEMVSSEMNKLTGGLGGLPGLF
- the dnaX gene encoding DNA polymerase III subunit gamma/tau; the encoded protein is MSYIALYRKWRPLVFDDVVEQEHIVKSLKYSVNTGRIAHAYLFCGTRGTGKTTMAQILSRAVNCLNPNNGNPCNECEICRGILSGSLLDVMEIDAASNNSVDNVRDIRDEVIYTPSRAKYKVYIIDEVHMLSTGAFNALLKTLEEPPSHVIFILATTEPHKLPATILSRCQRYDFRRITVESIAVRLDKISRANGIDVENEALKLIARISEGALRDALSILDQCISLGNKKITYSDVLSITGMANEHFISTFVDSISNRDISNILILINHLVMEGKDISQFVSTLILYYRNLLICKLLDNAQSIIDASGDSINTMKLQASSLDKDEIIYIIKELSELESSLKWANHPRVMLEVTLIKICTNPVKNEPQKIENNQTIPAKQVSSQEGTHNIFSNSVNLVQIWDEVLKELNKAGKGPLCFILRTAKILEFDINCIGIILPGNDGANREIVSQPANIKLIEKILKDKLGKEVRVKCLIEKDLENIKKFNPEVIDSEIFNDDRVEKILSFATTFNAPFNIYDK